TATTTACATATGTGAATCATTTAGATTAGTTAGTTGTGACTTAATCCATAAGTTTGCCAAAATACACATTTATTTTTCTAATGTGTCAAATCCTAGTTTGACTTGGTTCCTGATAAGCTTACTTACCTGCTGCCAGTTAGCTAAATGAAAAAAGAGCAGCCTGCCAACCTGCAGTCTGCCCCGTGCTTTATGAACTAACGTTTCCCGTTAGTTCAATGACCTCTTCCAATCAACCCTTGTATAAGTTTTCTCATATGTTGTCCCGTCTTCATTGTGGAATAGAGCTGCTCTTGAGTATGGTTCAGTAATTCTATTATATCCAAGCTTGGTTATAAGCTTTATCATTTTCGGATTCCCAATTGGGTCAACACTAACGAATATTTCAGAATAGCCGAGTTTCCTTGCAAGTTTTTCACGATGTCTAATTAAACCGGAACCAATACCATTGCCACGATAATTTTCATTTACATATAAGTCACTCAATTTGGGTGATAAGTAACTATTAAGTTTCAGAAGACCGAACCCCAAAATTGTTGATCTATCCATTTCAGCAACAAGGAGATACACTTCCTTTTTTTCTTGTTGATTCAAATACGTTGTAAATAAATCCTTGTTATTTCTCACATCAAGTAAAACTCTGATATCTTCTTTCTCTGCCAAGCGTATACTGTACTCCATACCCACCTACCTCCCCAATACTTCAGACTCTCGCCGATAGTATAACTCCCACATAATACCATAACAGAACTATCCTGCCCGTTAGTTGAACTAAAGCAGCCAATCACGTTGGTCTGCTGCTTTGTTGGATTTATTGAGCTATCGTTTCCCGTTAGAGTAATGTTCTGTACTTCTACCTATGATACGGATCACCGTAATGAATCAAAACATAAAGTATCTTTTAATCACAAGATATACATATCAACATAAACAAAATCCCACTCCATGGCCGAGTGGGATTTTGAATAGAACTTCTCTTTTGCGGAACTATCGTTCCGCTAAATCAAGGAAGAGTAGTACTTGTAACATACTTCATTCCAACTCTAAAATTGATTCGCCACTAATTATCGTACCATTATTCTTACCCTCACAGATTTCTTTCATCGAACCTGGTTTATCGAAGTTAAACACATGCATTGGCAAATTGTAGTCTCTTGCCAAAATGAAAGCTGATTGGTCCATTACCTTTAAGTTGTGTTCTAAAACGTCGTTGTAATGAAGCGAACGAAATTTCTTTGCATTTTTATCAAATTTAGGGTCTGCATTAAGAACACCATCAACACCTTGCTTTGCAACTAATAAAGCGTCACAATTAACCTCGATGGCTCTTTGTACTGAAGGATAGTCTGTTGTAACGTAAGGTTGACCGTTCCCTCCTGCAAAAATTACAATATAGCCTTTTTCTAGGTGGTGAATTGCTTTTAGACGGATGTATGGTTCTGCAACTGAAGTAATAGGTATAGCGGTCATTACCCGTACTTCCTTTTTGGTCTTGGCTTTAAGAACTCCACGAAGCATTAAACTATTTACTACAGTCGCAAGTGTTCCAATGTTGTCAGCTTCTGCCCTTTCTATTCCCCAGCTTTCCGCCATATTACCTCGAAAAATATTCCCCCCACCAATAACTAATGATACTTCAACTCCTAAGTTTACTATTGACATAATTTCATCAGCGATTTGGTCCAATCTTTCCGGTTCAAAACCAAATTCAGAGTTTCCGGCGACTGCTCCGCCACTTAGCTTAACGAGAACTCTTTTATACCTTGACAATTAATACACCCCCATAAAATAAAAACACTAAAGCAATAAATGCTTTAGTGTCCTAATGGAATGGAAATATGAAATTACACAAGTCGACTGAATATAAGTCTTACTTTTCCACCTCATACCCCCACCCCTTCCATGTTTTTCCGTCAAGTAATTTTACATTACGTGAGGCTAAATTGCAATTACCGTCATTATTAAATCTGCAAGCAATTTCAATAAGTTATAGAATGATTTACGATGAGCCGTATCAAAGAGCTACCTTGCCACTAACCTGTCCGTTAGCTTAACTAAAAAACAGCCGACTATTTAGCCGGCTGTCTACTTGAGTATTCTGAGTTCTGTGCCTTATTTATCTATTTCAGCTTATGATCTACCCCGTTTTTACGGCAGAATGGCAAAAGACCGGACTGGAAAACCAGAAGCTTTCTCCGCCTTCGGTACAATATTGAAAATAACAGCGCCTTTAGCCGGCACTTGATCCAGGTTTGTTAACAGCTCGACCTGGTATGTATTCTGGGCAAGTACATAATATTCTGCCAGAAGTGCCCCATTCTTCTGATAATCCACGGCCGAATCCGTGTCAAAGGTTTCATGCCCTATGGCTTGTACTTTTCTCTCCTCAAATAAAAACATAAGCGCACTAACCGACCATCCGGGTGCATGACTGTTGCCCTCCGCATCCTTGTTATCAAATGTTTCATGGTTAGGCCAGCGTTTGCTCCAGTCTGTACGTAAGGCTACAAAGCTTCCAGCTTCAATCACGCCATGCTCTCTTTCAAATTCAAGAATATGCTCTACATCCAGTGTGAAATCCGGATTGTTCTCTACTTCGGCAGACTGGTCAATGACCACAAGCGGGAGCACAAGCTCCTTCAAACCTAGTTCATCCAGATACCGGGTATCCCGAACGAAGTGGATCGGCGCATCAAGATGTGTCCCGTATTGACCCGGGAACTTGAAGCTCTGGGCATAGAAACCTTGATCGTGATCAAACAGTGTATCGAATTGTGCTGCCTCAAAAGCTGAAAAATGCGGAGAGTCCGGTCCAAACGTATGGGTCAGATCTACCCATTTCTTTTCTTTTAACAATTGAATGGCTTGAATGAGTTCGTTGGACATCCTTATCACCTCATGCACAAAATGGAATAAATTTCTCCTATTATATCTTATTCCACTGCAATTGGGGAGCAGTCCCTATATTAGTTCTTAGGGCTATAAATTTCAAATTTTAAAACTTCACTGACCGTAGTTGTCAGTGAAGTTTATTT
This Paenibacillus xylanexedens DNA region includes the following protein-coding sequences:
- a CDS encoding GNAT family N-acetyltransferase codes for the protein MEYSIRLAEKEDIRVLLDVRNNKDLFTTYLNQQEKKEVYLLVAEMDRSTILGFGLLKLNSYLSPKLSDLYVNENYRGNGIGSGLIRHREKLARKLGYSEIFVSVDPIGNPKMIKLITKLGYNRITEPYSRAALFHNEDGTTYEKTYTRVDWKRSLN
- the pyrH gene encoding UMP kinase encodes the protein MSRYKRVLVKLSGGAVAGNSEFGFEPERLDQIADEIMSIVNLGVEVSLVIGGGNIFRGNMAESWGIERAEADNIGTLATVVNSLMLRGVLKAKTKKEVRVMTAIPITSVAEPYIRLKAIHHLEKGYIVIFAGGNGQPYVTTDYPSVQRAIEVNCDALLVAKQGVDGVLNADPKFDKNAKKFRSLHYNDVLEHNLKVMDQSAFILARDYNLPMHVFNFDKPGSMKEICEGKNNGTIISGESILELE
- a CDS encoding cyclase family protein, which gives rise to MSNELIQAIQLLKEKKWVDLTHTFGPDSPHFSAFEAAQFDTLFDHDQGFYAQSFKFPGQYGTHLDAPIHFVRDTRYLDELGLKELVLPLVVIDQSAEVENNPDFTLDVEHILEFEREHGVIEAGSFVALRTDWSKRWPNHETFDNKDAEGNSHAPGWSVSALMFLFEERKVQAIGHETFDTDSAVDYQKNGALLAEYYVLAQNTYQVELLTNLDQVPAKGAVIFNIVPKAEKASGFPVRSFAILP